From a single Oreochromis niloticus isolate F11D_XX linkage group LG4, O_niloticus_UMD_NMBU, whole genome shotgun sequence genomic region:
- the cacng5b gene encoding voltage-dependent calcium channel gamma-5 subunit, translated as MSACSRKALTLLSSVFAISGLGLLGVAVSTDYWLYLEEGVIMPLNQSTDIKTSLHSGLWRVCFLAGDESGRCFTIEYIMPMNVQLTSESTVNVLKMIRSATPFPLVSLFFMFIGFVLNNIGHVRPHRTILAFVSGIFFILSGLALVVGLVLYISSINDEMLNRTKSSEAYFSYKYGWSFAFAALSFLLTESAGVMSVYLFMKRYAAEELYQPRHPSFYRPRLSNCSDHSGQFLHPEAWSRGRSPSDISSEASLQMSTSYPALLKCPDYDQVSSSPC; from the exons ATGAGTGCGTGCAGCAGGAAGGCCCTGACTTTGCTGAGCAGTGTCTTTGCAATCAGTGGCCTGGGGCTGCTGGGAGTGGCAGTGAGCACCGACTACTGGCTCTACCTGGAGGAGGGAGTCATTATGCCTCTGAACCAGAGCACTGACATCAAGACCTCGCTGCACTCTGGCCTCTGGAGAGTCTGCTTTCTGGCTG GTGATGAGTCAGGTCGCTGCTTCACCATCGAGTACATCATGCCAATGAATGTCCAGCTGACGTCAGAGTCCACAGTGAACGTGCTCA AGATGATCCGCTCAGCCACTCCGTTCCCTCTGGTCAGCCTCTTCTTCATGTTCATCGGTTTTGTCCTCAACAACATCGGCCACGTCCGCCCTCACCGCACCATCCTGGCATTTGTCTCTGGAATCTTCTTTATCCTCTCAG GTCTGGCTCTGGTGGTGGGTCTGGTGCTGTACATTTCCAGTATAAATGATGAAATGCTGAACAGGACGAAGAGCAGTGAGGCCTATTTTTCCTATAAGTACGGCTGGTCCTTTGCCTTTGCTGCCCTCTCCTTCCTGCTCACTGAG AGCGCCGGCGTCATGTCGGTCTACCTGTTCATGAAGCGCTACGCAGCAGAGGAGCTGTACCAGCCCCGTCATCCCAGCTTCTACCGTCCTCGCCTCAGCAACTGCTCCGACCACTCTGGTCAGTTCCTCCACCCGGAGGCCTGGTCACGCGGACGGAGCCCCTCGGACATCTCGAGTGAAGCTTCCCTTCAGATGAGTACCAGCTACCCTGCTCTCCTGAAATGTCCTGACTATGATCAGGTGTCCTCTTCGCCCTGCTGA
- the cyth3b gene encoding cytohesin-3 isoform X2 — MDEDNQVPEDLSLEERDELSNIRRRKKELLDDIERLKFEIAEVMTEIEQLTCVGESKTTQRNKQIAMGRKKFNMDPKKGIQFLLENDLLQNTPEDIAQFLYKGEGLNKTVIGDYLGERDDFNIKVLQAFVELHEFADLNLVQALRQFLWSFRLPGEAQKIDRMMEAFASRYCQCNPGVFQSTDTCYVLSFAIIMLNTSLHNPNVRDKPPVERFISMNRGINEGGDLPEELLRNLYDSIKSEPFKIPEDDGNDLTHTFFNPDREGWLLKLGGRVKTWKRRWFILTDNCLYYFEYTTDKEPRGIIPLENLSIREVEEPRKPNCFELYNPNHKGQVIKACKTEADGRVVEGNHVVYRISAPTPEEKEEWIKSIKASISRDPFYDMLATRKRRIANKK; from the exons TGCCCGAGGACCTGTCTTTAGAGGAAAGAGATGAGCTGTCAAACATACGGCGTAGGAAAAAAGAGCTTCTGGATGATATTGAA CGGCTGAAGTTTGAGATTGCAGAGGTAATGACTGAGATCGAGCAGCTAACCTGTGTGGGGGAGAG CAAAACCACACAAAGAAACAAGCAGATCGccatgggaaggaaaaagttcAACATGGACCCAAAGAAG GGAATCCAGTTTCTTTTGGAGAATGATCTTCTCCAGAACACCCCTGAGGACATTGCACAGTTCCTCTACAAAGGAGAAGGGCTCAACAAAACAGTCATCGGGGACTATTTAGGGGAACG GGACGACTTCAACATTAAGGTCCTCCAGGCGTTTGTGGAGCTTCACGAGTTTGCAGACCTCAACCTCGTTCAAGCCTTAAG GCAGTTTCTGTGGAGCTTCAGACTTCCCGGCGAAGCCCAGAAGATTGATCGTATGATGGAGGCGTTTGCCTCCAGGTACTGCCAATGCAATCCCGGCGTCTTCCAGTCCACAG ACACATGCTACGTTCTATCTTTTGCCATTATCATGCTGAACACCAGCCTGCATAATCCCAACGTCAGAGACAAGCCCCCAGTGGAGCGCTTCATCTCCATGAACAGAGGAATCAATGAAGGGGGAGATCTCCCAGAGGAGCTACTCAGG AATCTATACGACAGCATCAAGAGCGAACCCTTTAAGATCCCCGAAGACGACGGGAACGACCTGACGCACACGTTCTTCAACCCAGACAGAGAAGGCTGGCTGCTTAAATTAG gGGGCAGAGTGAAAACCTGGAAGAGAAGGTGGTTCATCCTGACGGACAACTGCCTCTACTACTTTGAATACACAACT GACAAGGAGCCTCGTGGGATCATCCCACTGGAGAATCTCAGCATCAGGGAGGTGGAGGAGCCCAGGAAACCT AACTGTTTTGAGCTCTACAACCCGAATCACAAGGGCCAGGTGATCAAAGCCTGTAAGACGGAGGCAGATGGGCGTGTAGTGGAGGGAAACCATGTAGTATACAGGATATCAGCACCCACGccagaggagaaggaggagtgGATTAAATCCATCAA GGCAAGCATTAGCAGAGATCCCTTCTACGACATGCTGGCCACCAGGAAGAGACGCATCGCCAACAAGAAGTGA
- the cyth3b gene encoding cytohesin-3 isoform X1, giving the protein MECPEILQMPEDLSLEERDELSNIRRRKKELLDDIERLKFEIAEVMTEIEQLTCVGESKTTQRNKQIAMGRKKFNMDPKKGIQFLLENDLLQNTPEDIAQFLYKGEGLNKTVIGDYLGERDDFNIKVLQAFVELHEFADLNLVQALRQFLWSFRLPGEAQKIDRMMEAFASRYCQCNPGVFQSTDTCYVLSFAIIMLNTSLHNPNVRDKPPVERFISMNRGINEGGDLPEELLRNLYDSIKSEPFKIPEDDGNDLTHTFFNPDREGWLLKLGGRVKTWKRRWFILTDNCLYYFEYTTDKEPRGIIPLENLSIREVEEPRKPNCFELYNPNHKGQVIKACKTEADGRVVEGNHVVYRISAPTPEEKEEWIKSIKASISRDPFYDMLATRKRRIANKK; this is encoded by the exons TGCCCGAGGACCTGTCTTTAGAGGAAAGAGATGAGCTGTCAAACATACGGCGTAGGAAAAAAGAGCTTCTGGATGATATTGAA CGGCTGAAGTTTGAGATTGCAGAGGTAATGACTGAGATCGAGCAGCTAACCTGTGTGGGGGAGAG CAAAACCACACAAAGAAACAAGCAGATCGccatgggaaggaaaaagttcAACATGGACCCAAAGAAG GGAATCCAGTTTCTTTTGGAGAATGATCTTCTCCAGAACACCCCTGAGGACATTGCACAGTTCCTCTACAAAGGAGAAGGGCTCAACAAAACAGTCATCGGGGACTATTTAGGGGAACG GGACGACTTCAACATTAAGGTCCTCCAGGCGTTTGTGGAGCTTCACGAGTTTGCAGACCTCAACCTCGTTCAAGCCTTAAG GCAGTTTCTGTGGAGCTTCAGACTTCCCGGCGAAGCCCAGAAGATTGATCGTATGATGGAGGCGTTTGCCTCCAGGTACTGCCAATGCAATCCCGGCGTCTTCCAGTCCACAG ACACATGCTACGTTCTATCTTTTGCCATTATCATGCTGAACACCAGCCTGCATAATCCCAACGTCAGAGACAAGCCCCCAGTGGAGCGCTTCATCTCCATGAACAGAGGAATCAATGAAGGGGGAGATCTCCCAGAGGAGCTACTCAGG AATCTATACGACAGCATCAAGAGCGAACCCTTTAAGATCCCCGAAGACGACGGGAACGACCTGACGCACACGTTCTTCAACCCAGACAGAGAAGGCTGGCTGCTTAAATTAG gGGGCAGAGTGAAAACCTGGAAGAGAAGGTGGTTCATCCTGACGGACAACTGCCTCTACTACTTTGAATACACAACT GACAAGGAGCCTCGTGGGATCATCCCACTGGAGAATCTCAGCATCAGGGAGGTGGAGGAGCCCAGGAAACCT AACTGTTTTGAGCTCTACAACCCGAATCACAAGGGCCAGGTGATCAAAGCCTGTAAGACGGAGGCAGATGGGCGTGTAGTGGAGGGAAACCATGTAGTATACAGGATATCAGCACCCACGccagaggagaaggaggagtgGATTAAATCCATCAA GGCAAGCATTAGCAGAGATCCCTTCTACGACATGCTGGCCACCAGGAAGAGACGCATCGCCAACAAGAAGTGA